In Gadus macrocephalus chromosome 4, ASM3116895v1, the following proteins share a genomic window:
- the timmdc1 gene encoding complex I assembly factor TIMMDC1, mitochondrial, producing the protein MDPQQAGVGPASGRQADSGPRGVLSTGLLRGLFQRAGAQPPSFCSLLLPRVHAADAASAQPVSSSSPPSTTTTTMTPGAAAIGSTLPKNFGRPEFPDTGWDRIKDLFDRDGSRGPSEELRSVLKSAVAGALVGLLHGGLPAARNARQRYIQLSQAELYTSRVEAVRSSHNAAIRGFLRYGWRWSWRVAAFVTLFNSVSTGLSVYRDKDALSHYAAAGAVTGGLFRLNLGLRGLLAGTLIGALLGLPAGALVVSMQTVAGETTRDRVRRERSELYQLKLQEWSARLQLTDELIGDLSVNTNENRDLQRITELLEIPRNEGAVGDTEGP; encoded by the exons ATGGATCCGCAGCAAGCCGGAGTTGGCCCGGCATCGGGACGGCAGGCAGACTCGGGCCCCCGGGGCGTTCTCAGCACCGGGCTTCTGCGGGGCCTCTTCCAGAGGGCCGGGGCCCAGCCCCCGTccttctgctctctgctgctccccAGGGTCCATGCAGCTGACGCGGCTTCTGCCCAGCCGGTCTCTTccagctctcccccctccaccaccaccactactatgaCTCCTGGCGCGGCAGCCATTGGCAGCACCTTGCCGAAGAACTTCGGCCGGCCAGAGTTCCCCGACACGGGCTGGGACCGCATCAAGGACCTCTTTGACCGAGA tgGCTCCCGGGGGCCGTCGGAGGAGCTGAGGAGCGTGCTGAAGAGCGCCGTGGCGGGGGCCCTGGTCGGCCTGCTCCACGGGGGGCTGCCCGCCGCGCGCAACGCACGCCAGCGCTACATCCAGCTGAGCCAGGCGGAGCTCTACACCAGCCGGGTGGAGGCtgtg agGTCCTCCCACAACGCCGCCATTCGCGGGTTCCTGCGCTAcggctggaggtggagctggagggtgGCCGCCTTCGTCACGCTGTTCAA CTCGGTGAGCACCGGTCTGTCTGTGTACCGGGACAAAGACGCTCTGAGCCACTATGCGGCCGCCGGAG CTGTCACTGGGGGTCTCTTCCGGCTCAACCTTGGTCTGAGGGGTCTGTTGGCCGGGACCCTGATCGGCGCTCTCTTGGG GCTCCCCGCGGGCGCCCTGGTCGTCAGCATGCAGACGGTTGCCGGGGAAACCACCCGCGACCGGGTGAGACGAGAGCGCAGCGAGCTGTACCAACTCAAGCTGCAGGAATG GTCCGCCCGCCTGCAGCTGACGGACGAGCTGATTGGTGACCTGAGTGTGAACACCAATGAGAACCGGGACCTGCAGAGGATCACGGAGCTCCTCGAAATTCCCCGAAACGAGGGCGCCGTCGGTGACACTGAGGGCCCCTAG
- the poglut1 gene encoding protein O-glucosyltransferase 1: protein MELLRSGMVLLLLQVLQLCVLGASGKSDQQWLNIQRTISRAVEEYTPCSPVNCSCHLSVLQDDLRPFQGGVSEKLMASTVRRGVGTHYQIIGHKLYRESNCMFPARCSGVEHFILQVIDRLADMEMVINVRDYPQAPGWVQPTFPVLSFSKTADYQDIMYPAWTFWEGGPAVWPIYPTGLGRWDLMRDDLERSAAQWPWKNKDPKGFFRGSRTSAERDPLILMSRENPELVDAEYTKNQAWKSERDTLGRPPAKEIPLVDHCKYKYLFNFRGVAASFRLKHLFLCGSLVFHVGDEWHEFFYGQLRPWVHYVPLRQDLADVRELLQFVKHHDAIAQDIALRGRRFILEHLDMEDVSCYWEQLLSQFGRLLQYRPQRNTSYAQISPRARRTEL from the exons ATGGAGCTTTTACGGTCGGGGATGGTGTTGCTCCTTCTCCAAGTTCTGCAGCTGTGTGTGCTCGGTGCATCAG GTAAATCAGACCAACAGTGGCTAAACATTCAAAGGACCATTTCCAGAGCTGTGGAGGAGTACACTCCCTGTAGTCCGGTCAACTGTAGCTGTCATCTGAG CGTCCTTCAGGACGATCTGCGTCCGTTCCAAGGGGGCGTGTCGGAGAAGCTGATGGCGAGCACCGTGCGTCGGGGGGTGGGCACCCACTACCAAATCATCGGCCACAAACTGTACCGCGAGAGCAACTGCATGTTTCCAGCCAG GTGCAGCGGAGTGGAGCATTTCATCCTGCAGGTGATTGACAGGCTGGCCGACATGGAGATGGTGATCAACGTCAGAGATTACCCACAAGCCCCGGGATGGGTGCAGCCCACCTTCCCCGTCCTCTCTTTCAGTAAG ACGGCTGACTACCAGGACATCATGTACCCTGCCTGGACCTTCTGGGAGGGGGGTCCGGCGGTGTGGCCCATCTACCCCACGGGGCTGGGCCGCTGGGACCTGATGAGGGACGACCTGGAAAG GTCTGCTGCCCAGTGGCCCTGGAAGAACAAGGACCCCAAAGGGTTCTTCAGGGGATCCAG aaCCAGCGCAGAGCGGGACCCTCTGATCCTCATGTCCAGGGAGAACCCGGAGCTGGTGGACGCAGAGTACACCAAGAACCAGGCCTGGAAGTCTGAGAGG gacACTTTGGGCAGACCTCCAGCCAAGGAGATCCCTCTGGTGGACCACTGCAAATACAA GTACCTGTTCAACTTCCGCGGCGTGGCGGCCAGCTTCCGCCTGAAGCACCTCTTCCTGTGCGGCTCGCTGGTCTTCCACGTGGGCGACGAGTGGCACGAGTTCTTCTACGGCCAGCTGCGGCCCTGGGTCCACTACGTACCGCTCAGACAGGACCTCGCCGACGTCAG GGAACTGCTCCAGTTTGTGAAACATCATGACGCAATTGCGCAGGATATTGCCctcag GGGTCGACGGTTCATCCTGGAGCACCTCGACATGGAGGACGTGTCATGTTACTGGGAGCAGCTCCTCTCCCAGTTCGGCCGCCTCCTCCAGTACCGCCCCCAGAGGAACACGTCGTACGCCCAGATCAGCCCCAGGGCCCGCCGCACAGAGCTATAA